In Aethina tumida isolate Nest 87 chromosome 2, icAetTumi1.1, whole genome shotgun sequence, the DNA window aagtgatataaataaaactaaaaactaaagttAACGATGTAAGTAAACAAAAGATATGTTATGTGCCttgaataatattgttattttgaaattatttattcgctGTAATTATTCGGTACACGGTAGTTCGTTTTacaagttgtttttttttgtttataacaaaCGTGTTGTATATATTAGAGCCAAGGCGATAATTTTCACCAGCCGTCtctgtttattgttttaaattatttagtcaaTCAGTACTGTTTATATTACAAGctgaattaatgttttattaaatagtataattaataaatattcgattaatttatgtattggtATTTTTAAGTAGTTAATGTTAATTGAAATCCTGTACAGTGGTGGCCAAAGTATTAGcacaaattactattttttgttaattaggaaatgcaCGCttctatatacatatttatataaaacaattacactGTATTCTTTCTATAATTCAACGGATAGGATATCGGAaaccattttttgaaattaaattacaagacTCTTCAATTAATAGCCATAAATCTAGTTAAGGCCTCATGTTGTTCCATAAGTTTTTATATCAACTGTATAAATTCAAGTACacaacagattaaaatataaacaatatcaatttattaaggCCTCTCATAAGACACATTACAATtatgaaacataaattaatacaaaaagcGCTTTTTAAGCAAATCATTAAGGCAGtgcttgttaaaaattttaaactaattaattgtaaCTATTATTacgtcatataaaattatgaaaatattaataatctctAAACAATACATATGAGAGAATATCAGTCATTAAAGTTTGATCGTCAGCATATTTTAGCTCTAAAACTACAAATGTTTAAGTAAAAAGCTCTGCTGATGCGTTAATTATCATTCCGTTTTCTTTGGTATTCGAAATTATATCTgtacatatttacaatatgttTAAAAGTGGATGGGACACAGTATTGAAGATGATTAGATTCCCATCAAACTTTTGCACTTCTGGGAAGTCGCGGTGATCTTCCAACGGAAGAGCTTCGACTGGAAACCGACCTCGCCGACTGCGGCCTTAGAGCTTTCTCCCTCTTGTACTGTCGATCTGCGGCAATCAGCATCATTTGTTCTTGTACGGAGAGCGCGAAAAACACATCGTGAAAGGCGAAACACGCTGCGGAAACCTGATAAAATTACCAAAGACAATTACACAATtccgaaaataaatttaataactcgcCTGTTGAATAAGTCTTCTGTGAAGTTCAATGTCGTATTCATCAAGGGATTCGTTACCGTGCAGTTGAAGAGCGCAAACAAGTGTTTCCTTAATCGTTTCGATCAGACCACGCACTTTGTCAGTCTTCAACAATCTTCTGGTTAAGTAACCACGTGCGTAGGCTCCAATCACACTGGCAGCCCAGTCCTATTAAATTCGAATCGTATAGAAAGATTAACTAAATCgctctattattttattcttgttcagattttaaatataaatatgagtgCAATTTCTCAACCCATTAGTGTGACACACAGTGTGTTTTCTATATTTGATATTGGATCATTATGTGTCTTTCAAAATTTGAGATtctgattaaaacaaattgtaatacttttttataaattcatgagGACCCACAAGGTTCAATTTACATTAGAGTGAGTGActggtttaaataattaagcacATGAAATAGCCACATCCCAAAATGAATAAGACAGGAGTGTTTTCATCATAAATGTGTCACACTATATATTGCTAAAGTTTGTGCAAATTATTTCAACCCAGAGAAAATGCTCACATATTTATTTgggttttataataaattatagagtataaataaattgtaacataTGTTTATACCTCCCGtcgtttattttctttaataacatCAATATTTGGAAATAGCTGCCTGTTAACTTTGGAAGCACTATTCTCTGCTGCCTTTTGTACAGCTCTGTCTTCTATTAACTGTGGTGTAAGATCAACAGATCCTCTGGAAGACACAGTAATCAAATTAGgagatttttctttttcattttctgGCAATATTAACTGAGTGGATGATACAGAAGACACATTATTAACTGGAACACTGACTATACCATTTGATGGCGTGTTAGAATCAAAAAGTTGTTTCATAAGATTTTCATAATTCATCAACCTCTTTTGTTGTTCTGACTTTTGCTGatgtattaaatcaattatctgCTTTGAATATTCCTCTGGAATGTCTTTCAACACATTCAGTAGCTGTGTCTCACTATCAGCAACAACTGTATCTGGTTTTGTTATTGCAGTTACAGgattttcatcaaaaataggaTTGTTAGGATCTGCATGTACTGTTATTTGCTGAACAATAACATCAGTTTGCACCACTTCTATTGGGCAAGACCTCTCCAATaaagtattttcaattgaCATATCTGATTGTGGAGTTCCATAAAAACTATCAGGGCTGCAATCTTTTTCAATTGATTGTACGGTAGTTGCCTCACTTGTAGTCCTATTAGAAGTCTGCTCCAAGTGAGCAAGTAAACAGGGACTTGGTTTCTCAATTACATATGAATTGCTTCTAATGAGTCGTGGTTGTATGCTATCATCTGGAAGACTCTCAGCCTGTGTTGTCACCTGTGATATACCACTGAGAGTCACATCTTTATCAAAACACTCTATACTGTGATCCTGACAGTCAGAAATATCATCAACATCCAAACTCAAATGTCGTGTTCGTCTCTCCAAACATTCATAAGGCACATAACTAAATTCTTTGTTGGCCCAGACGTCGTCAACAACTGGAACGTCGGATTTTGAGATGACATCATCCCGTTTCTTCTTCAACGAGTTCTCGATTTGCACAGCTCTCTGTTTGTCTCTTAGTAACTCCACACGTCTAGCGGGAGTAATCTAAAATGcacgtttataattaaacaacaaaaaaatatgctAGAAACTTACAATTGGCGGTAAAATGGGTGTGCCGTTCACCTTAATGCACGACATATAGGGccgtatatttttttcaattttttccatatcaaaacaatattgttaaatctCATTCAACTGACACAgctcaaaaaagaatattacgGGCAACACAAACAAAACTTTACTTTTAAACAACTGTCATATAGGATTCCTTCCCATTTGATATAATTGTCTTAGTTTAAAATGACCTAacgaaaaatttttttttttaacttttttaactccttattttatttgtgttttgcATATCTGTTGAATATtacatgatttattaatttgttagaagtttatttaagaaaattaactcAATTTAATTCCGAGTTCGACCCTGCTGTCCAAATAATCTGTTTCCATTGAATGATTTGGAGCATGCGTATTGAGTTTGTTTACATCGACAATTTGTGTACATTGATTcactttcaaaaattgtggaaaaattttgaattgttacATTGACACTTGAATTGTTacacatttgttaattaagttaaatacaCACGAGATGGCGACCGCACAAATTGAAAGATTTGATTTAAAGACGCCTGAATTTGATCTGTCCAGTTTGCAGGAAGAACCGTTGACGAAGAGTGTGAAAATCGCAGATATGTCTCGTTTAAACACACCGAAGCCCGTTATGCATTTGGGCTCCTCAACGGAGGTAGgcgattaattattttacataaaattatatgtattaatcaaaatcaactttattattttatatgtataattaattatacaatggTACAACTATGTGTAATGTTAGTATACTATATTCAAGTATCACTAtacatatgtacaaaatatatttactaattgtTTCACTAATATTGATCCATGGACAAAATTGATCCCTTAATTGTATGTTgtctttataaatacaaataattaaatatactctGCTTTGTAGTTGTAATAATTTCTTGACGAATTTCAGTTTCAACGGCAAGGAACTGCAATGCCAAGAACACCATATAAGCCAGGCACTGGTTACAGATCTGGGACAGGCTTCAAACCCACCACCAACTTCAAACCCAGCGCCACCGCTAAACCGGGCACTGGTTTCAGGCCAGGTACAGGAATTGATGTAGTTAACAGACCTATGACGGCAGTGCGAGGAGCTGGATATACCTCTCATGGTAAACCATTTGATCCTCTCAACCAGGCGGGGGCGGCGCCCACTCCTCCACTTGAACTTCAAAAAGAAGACACGTAAGTAAACCTTTTATTGCACACAAACAAAGATCACGTTGAGTTTTTGCAGACCAGaggagaaaataaaacaacaagagGCCAAAATCATGCAGTTGGTGGAGGAATCATGTTTGGCTAATGCTGAAAATGATAACAGAAAAGCTTTGTCCAAAGCTAAAGAAGCTTCAAACAAAGAACGCGCTCTTATTCGCATGCAGGAACAGGCTGGACTTGGTGATCATCACAATATTGATCTTACTTATGCTGTAAgtacttgaaaattattaaataatgacagTAAGATAAGATCAAAAGATTATTTGTCTAATCAAATCTGATTGAGGTGTTAATGATAAGAAACttcaattcataaattttaattgacttcAATATAAATAGGCTACATTTTCCTTAAAAAACGAGTCTTTTGGTGCTGACATTTCCAGTACCATACATAATTGAACTTGTACTTGCCAAGTACTTTCAGTCGTCGGTCTCAActtagaatattaaatgtttttaactgCATTAAATCGTGTTGGCATCCGAGAGACGGTCTGGCTTGTAAACACCCTTTTCGGTGACGATGGCGGCGATAAGTTCGGCCGGTGTGACGTCGAAAGCAGGATTCCAACAGGCAATGCCGGGCGCCGCAATTCGATGCTCCCCGATGTGGGTCATTTCCCGGTCGGGCCGTTCCTCGATCACGATACGATCACCACCTGATATGCTCATGTCGATTGAGGTGTGAGGTGCCGCCACGTAAAACGGTACTCCGTGATAGCGGGCCAGGACGGCGATTTGGTACGTGCCAATCTTGTTGGCCGTGTCGCCGTTGGCGGCGACTCTGTCGGCTCCAACCACTACTGCGGAGATGCGTCGCTGGCGCATGAGTGCTGCCACCATGCTGTCCACGATGAGGG includes these proteins:
- the LOC109600058 gene encoding centriolar coiled-coil protein of 110 kDa, yielding MEKIEKNIRPYMSCIKVNGTPILPPIITPARRVELLRDKQRAVQIENSLKKKRDDVISKSDVPVVDDVWANKEFSYVPYECLERRTRHLSLDVDDISDCQDHSIECFDKDVTLSGISQVTTQAESLPDDSIQPRLIRSNSYVIEKPSPCLLAHLEQTSNRTTSEATTVQSIEKDCSPDSFYGTPQSDMSIENTLLERSCPIEVVQTDVIVQQITVHADPNNPIFDENPVTAITKPDTVVADSETQLLNVLKDIPEEYSKQIIDLIHQQKSEQQKRLMNYENLMKQLFDSNTPSNGIVSVPVNNVSSVSSTQLILPENEKEKSPNLITVSSRGSVDLTPQLIEDRAVQKAAENSASKVNRQLFPNIDVIKENKRREDWAASVIGAYARGYLTRRLLKTDKVRGLIETIKETLVCALQLHGNESLDEYDIELHRRLIQQVSAACFAFHDVFFALSVQEQMMLIAADRQYKREKALRPQSARSVSSRSSSVGRSPRLPRSAKV